ATTTCTCCCTAACTCACCTTATGTGTTGACGGATTTTATCCACTTAACGATTATGAAGCATACGTATGCACAGAATGGCACCCTCACTTATCGCTATTGGTATGATTTCTACACCATCTTTTTATTTGCCTGGAATGGCCTCTTGCTGGGCTGCAGTTCCATGTACATCATGCATCTTATCGCGAGAAGAATGTTCAATGCTTTCCTGTCATGGATCGGGATCGGAGTGACTTCACTCCTGTGCGGGTATGGCATTCTACTAGGCAGAGAATATCGTTTGAACAGCTGGGATGCCTTGTTGGACAATAACATTTGGGGTGTTTTGCGAATGACCTTGAGCGGAGAATCTTTCCTCTTCTGTTTCGTGGTAGGCCTTTCCGTTATGCTGGTTTACGCCACCTTTTACTTCATGATCAATGGCTTGGGAACAAATGCAAAATCGGATCAGCGCCTCTAAAAATGGGAAAATAGTCGTAAGACGAGCCAAGGAGATGATTAGAGGGAATAGAGGGAATGTCCTCTTCGTTTGGTGTGAAGGGATAGAAGTCTCCAGAGACTCTTATTCCATAAAATGAGCCAACATTTGCGCGCATAGGAGCTCCTAGGGACTCTTATGTTATCGTGTTGAGGCGGTATCGGGTGAATTGACTAGTGATAGGAATCCCCAAAGACTCCTATTACCTATAAAAAGCTGACTTTCAGGAGAATAGGAGCTCCTAGGAACTCTTATTTCATCGTGCGGAGGCGTATTGACGAGATATCGGTTCAAGAAAAAAAGGAGCTGCTCTCCAAGTTAACCTTGTGAGACAGCTCCTTTGCTATAATTCTATGCGCTTAGTCCGTAAGCTGCAATAGTCTCTCGCCGGCTATGCCTGGCGTCGTCATTTGAATCGGATTGAGGATCTCTTCGATCTCCTCTTGGGTGAGGAGCCCGCGCTCCAGGATCAGTTCTTTGAGCGTCATTCCGGTACGTACGGCTTCTTTCACTAATTGCGCGGCGACTTCGTAGCCCAGATGCGGGTTCAGGGCCGTTACAATACCGAAGCTCTGTTCCACATAGTTCGCACAGCGTTCACGATCGGCTTCCAAGCCTTCGATGGCGAAGCGTTCGAACACATCTGCTGCGTTGCGCAGTATTTTAAGAGATTGCAGCAGATTAAAGGCCAGTACAGGACCCATGACATTGAGCTCGAACTGCCCAGCTTCACAGGCCAAACAAATCGTATGATCGTTTCCAATGACCTGGAACGCCACCTGATTCACAACCTCTGGCATAACCGGATTCACTTTCCCCGGCATAATCGAAGATCCTGGCTGTCTTGGCGGCAGCTTCAACTCCCCTAGTCCGGCACGTGGCCCGGAAGCCATTAAGCGAATATCGTTGCATATTTTGGAAAGATTAACGGCACAAACCTTCAAAGAAGCAGAAAGCTCTGTATAGGCATCCATATTTTGCGTGCCATCCACCAAATGCTCAGATAACACAATCGGGATGCCCACTTCGTCTTTCAAATGAAACATAACCCGTTCGACATATTCCGGTTTGGCGTTTAGCCCCGTACCCACGGCCGTTGCTCCCATATTGACAGTTAGCAGCCCTTGGGAGGCCTGACGGATCCGGTTAATATCACGCTGCAGCACACGGGCATAGGCGCCGAATTCTTGACCTAATCGAATCGGAACCGCATCTTGCAAGTGGGTTCGTCCCATTTTTATCACATCATCGAACTCAACTTCCTTCCGGGCAAAAGCACTCTGCAAAGAAGTTAAGGCTTCTGTTAATTGTTCAGATAATCGGTAAGCGGCAATTTTGATCGCAGTGGGAATGACATCATTCGTTGATTGGGACATATTCACATGGTTGTTCGGATTGCATTGAAAATAGTTCCCTTTCGCCTCGCCCATAAGCTCCAACGCCCGATTGGAGAGCACTTCATTCATGTTCATATTGATCGAAGTACCGGCACCCCCTTGGATAGAGTCTACAATAAACTCTTCCACCAACTGGCCCTGCCGCACTTCTTCAGCGGCTTTCACCAACTGCTCTCCAATTTTCTTAGGAAGCATATGGGTGTCCATATTCGCAAGCGCAGCTGCCCTCTTCACTTCAGCAAGAGCCGTAATCAACTCAGCATGAATTTTGACGCCCGTAATCGGAAAATTTTCTACAGCTCTCATCGTTTGAATCCCATAGTACGCTTGAGCTGGAACTTGTTTCTCACCTAAAAAGTCTTTCTCAACACGATAGGTCATCGAACACACCGTTCCTTTTAATTAAAGTATGATGCACATGTGGACATTTCAAATCTAACATGTTCTGTTATATTTATCAATCACCGGTTAATTAAAATTAGGCGAATACCCAGTGAGCGCGCAGCGAAAACTATGACCATGGTTATTTTTAGCTTAATTGCCGTGGATATACGTTTGGTCCATGATTTTATATCTGATTTCCGGAATACACTATAGCAAAGGCCAAGTCAATTGACTTTAGGAGGAATCCTTTATGGATACGCGTAGCTCTAGGATCATTGAACAAACAGAAAAATACGGTGCGCACAATTACCACCCGCTGCCGATTGTCATTGCCAAAGCTCAGGGCGTGTGGGTTGAAGATCCGGAAAACAATCGGTACATGGATATGCTAAGTGCATACTCCGCCTTGAATCAAGGACATCGACATCCCCATATTCTCCAAGCGCTGCATGAACAAGCCGAGAAGGTCACGTTGACCTCGCGCGCCTTCCACAGTGAAACACTTGGCACCTTCTATGAAAAATTGGCTTTATATACGGATAAACCGATGATTTTACCGATGAACACCGGTGCAGAAGCGGTCGAAACCGCCATTAAAGCGGTGCGTCGTTGGGGATACGATGTGAAGGGCATCGCGGACGACCAAGCCGAAATTATCGTCTGTGACGGTAATTTCCACGGCCGCACCGTCACGATCACATCGTTCTCCTCCTCGCCGGAGTACCAGCGCGGATTCGGGCCTTTCACGCCTGGCTTCCGCATCATCCCCTATGGGGATGCCGAGGCGCTCCGTGAGGCCATCGGGCCGAACACGGCGGGTTTTCTCGTTGAGCCGATCCAGGGCGAGGCTGGCATTGTTATCCCGCAGGCAGGGTACCTGCGGGCTTGTTATGAGCTATGTCAGGCGAATAATGTCTTGTTCGTAGCGGACGAAATCCAAACTGGATTCGGCCGCACGGGCCGCCGCTTTGCCTGTGACTGGGAGGGGGTCACCCCCCACCTGTATGTCATGGGCAAAGCGCTCGGCGGCGGTGTATTCCCGATCTCCGCCGTAGCGGGGGATCGGGAGGTTCTTGAACTGTTCGAGCCTGGCTCCCACGGCTCGACGTTCGGGGGCAATCCGCTCGGCTGCGCAGTCGCGGTCGCGGCCCTTGAGGTTATAGAAGACGAACGGCTCGCAGAGCGTTCGGATGAACTGGGCACGTATTTCCTCCAGCGGCTGAAGGAAATTCAGTCCCCCGTCATCGCGGAAGTGCGGGGCCGCGGCCTGTTCATTGGGATTGACCTTACGGTTCCCGCGCGTCCCTATTGCGAGAAGTTATTAGCTAAAGGACTGCTATGCAAGGAAACGCATGCGCATATTATTCGTTTGGCTCCTCCGCTGACGATCACTAGGGATGAACTGGATTGGGCTTGGCAGCAAGTTTCCGATGTTCTTCTTTCCTCCTAGACAGGGACTGGATGAGGTTCTGTGTTATGTTTCACTGGAGTAAATCCAGTCAAATGAGTCCCTATGGATTTAAACTATTCCTTAAACCAGCCAACCAAGACTCCCACTTGCCATACTAAGCTACTCTATGACATAAGAGTCTCTGGAAGCTCCTATTTGCGGAAAAGTGGGGGCTTCGCGCGAAATAAGAGTCCCTAGGGACTCGTATCCATGGAAATATGCCTCTAATTACAGCTACTCCAAGATATAAGAGTCTCTGGGAGCTCCTATTCGCGGAAAAGTGGGGGTTTGGCGTGAAATAAGAGTCCCTGGGGGTTACTACTTAGGTCCCCTTATTCAAACCCCTAAAAATTGGTTAAGAATACTTAACGAATTTAATGGAGAAGAGGGATCAGGATGAAAATGAGCCTCGAAGAAATCAAACAAATTAGCCACAGTAGTCCAGATCAAATCGAGAAGGTCATTACGAAACTGCTAGAACGGATCACTGAACTGGAAAACAGAGTAGCCGAGTTGGAGCGCCAGCTAGGGCTTAACAGCAAGAATAGTAGCAAGCCGCCTTCAAGTGACGGGTTTCGTAAGCCCGCAAACTCCCGCATCGCTGGTGGCAAAAAGGGAGCACCCCTAGGTCATGAAGGACACACACTTAGTATGGTGGATGATCCGGATGCCATCCTCGACTTTTGCCTAACTACCTGCCCTGCGTGTCATGCTCCAATGGACCAGGAGAACTGTATAGGCTACGACCGGCGTCAGCAGATCGATCTGCCTGAACCACGCATCCAGACAACCGAGTTTCGCGCTCATACGAGCTGCTGCCCGCAGTGTAGCGGGGTTCATCAGGCTGCTTTTCCGTCGCATGTCAGCGCCTCTGTCCAATATGGAGCTGGTGTTACGGGCTGGATCGTGTATGTGAGTGCGTACCATATGATTCCACTGAAAAGGGTGAGCGAGATGTTTGCGGACCTGACCGGGCATTCGCTGAGCGAGGCTACGGTCATCGCCCATTTGAAGAAATCGCACAAGCAGCTAGGTCCCTATGAGGAACAAATTCGCCAAAACCTGCTGAATGCCGATGTTTTGCACGCTGATGAAACCGGCATTCACGTCGATGGCAAACAGCGATGGCTGCACACCCTCTCTAATGTGGACTGGACGTTCCAGGCGGTTCACGAAAACCGGGGCACCCTCGCTTTTGATGCCATCGGTCTGCTGCCGGCTTACTCGGGCATTCTAGTGCATGACTGCAACGGGCCGTATTTTAAAGAAAAATACACGTTCCAGCATGCCTTATGCAATGCGCACTTACTGCGGGAATGCCAAGGAATCGCCGATTATGATCATCACCAGTGGGCCGTGCAGATGAAACGCTTGCTACAAGTAGCCTGGCGTCTCACGCTAGCCGCCCGTAAAGTCTTGTGCTGCTTAGCTCCGAGTACGGTTAAATGGCTAGAGAATTGGTACGATGACATCCTGCAGCAGGGCGAGCTGGAATGGAATCAAGGGCGTACCAAAGCCAAAACCGGACCGCAAGGCAGGCAAAGCAAAAGTAAATCGGCCAATCTGGGTGAACGTTTCCGTCGTCACAAGGAACCGATTCTCCGGTTTATTCAAGATGTCCGTGTTCCTTTTGACAACAATGTCGCCGAACGAGACTTGCGGATGGCCAAGGTCAAAGCCAAAGTCTCCGGCTTATTCCGTACCTGGGACGGGGCTCATCAGTTCGCCCGCGCGCGCGGCTTCATTTCAACCCTTCGTAAACAAAATTTACCTGTACTCTCGACGCTTATTGTTACTTTTCGTGGGGAGTTTCGTTTTCCGCGTTTGGAAGAAGGTAAGTAGTAACCCCTGGGGACTCTTATTTCAGGCAGATTCCTTCAAATTACAGCTACTCTAAGACAAAAGAACCCTGCAAGCTTCTATTCGCGGAAAAGTGGGAGGGGCGCGGAGTCACTGGGGACGGGGGCACCCGGAGTCACTGGGGGCACGGGGGTACTGGAGCCACTGGAGCCACTGGAGGCACTGGAGCCACTGGAGGCACTGGAGCCACCGGGGTCACTGGGTGCACCCGGAGTCCTGGGGCACGGGGGCAGGTCACACAGCTCACGCGGGTCACAGAGTTTAACGCAAATAAGAGTCCCCCAGGGACTCTTATCCATAGCCTAATTACAGGCCGCTCTAAGCTCGCACGAAAACCAGCGTCCCAAAACTCTGCGGAACATGGAAATTGACTGCTTGGGTTGGCGACCAGGCCCAATAGTGGCGATTTCCTTCTTTATCGTCGTCAATGCGGTACAGATTCCAGCGCCATTCCGCGCCTGGGCGAGGAGCGGCATGATCCAAATCTGCAAAAGGAATCATCAGATCATATACCCGCCAACCATCCGCTCGCTGCGTTACATCTGTTCGCCAGTCTGGCGCATCCCACGAAATATCGATCTCTTTTCCACCTTCCAGATCGTTGTGAATGATCGCATCAAAGAGGACGTTCCGAGGACTTACCTCGAACTCATAATAAACCTTGCCAGTACCTACGGTATCGATAAATACTTCAACCACATCTTCCAAATAAATCGGATCGTCCCGCTGCTCCATGGTCGCCACAATGTGATCATCCTCACATTCGAAACGAATATGGATGGCCTCCTCGCTCCAGCAAGCACGAAAAAATGTTTCCAATCGCGGTGCCGCACCAGTTACAACTTCACATAACAGATTGGCAGGCATCTGAGCCCAGTCGATTGGCCCGTCATTAAGCACCTCTACATAATTGCATTCATATCTCATGTTCGCCCTCCTACGCTCCTTGTCTGATATCTTATTTCAGATGCTTTCCAGCTTTAACTTTTGTGAACGATATTGATATCGTATTCCTGATGTAAAAAGCTTGAAATTTGATCTCTTGATTCCGACTTTACATCTTTTAACCAGGAGGTGTCTAGTCTTTCTATCGCTTCTATACGCAAATCCTCATATTTGCTTTTCGCTTTTTCAATCTGATTCATCCGGTTCC
Above is a genomic segment from Paenibacillus sp. HWE-109 containing:
- a CDS encoding carbohydrate-binding family 9-like protein, translated to MRYECNYVEVLNDGPIDWAQMPANLLCEVVTGAAPRLETFFRACWSEEAIHIRFECEDDHIVATMEQRDDPIYLEDVVEVFIDTVGTGKVYYEFEVSPRNVLFDAIIHNDLEGGKEIDISWDAPDWRTDVTQRADGWRVYDLMIPFADLDHAAPRPGAEWRWNLYRIDDDKEGNRHYWAWSPTQAVNFHVPQSFGTLVFVRA
- the aspA gene encoding aspartate ammonia-lyase, whose protein sequence is MTYRVEKDFLGEKQVPAQAYYGIQTMRAVENFPITGVKIHAELITALAEVKRAAALANMDTHMLPKKIGEQLVKAAEEVRQGQLVEEFIVDSIQGGAGTSINMNMNEVLSNRALELMGEAKGNYFQCNPNNHVNMSQSTNDVIPTAIKIAAYRLSEQLTEALTSLQSAFARKEVEFDDVIKMGRTHLQDAVPIRLGQEFGAYARVLQRDINRIRQASQGLLTVNMGATAVGTGLNAKPEYVERVMFHLKDEVGIPIVLSEHLVDGTQNMDAYTELSASLKVCAVNLSKICNDIRLMASGPRAGLGELKLPPRQPGSSIMPGKVNPVMPEVVNQVAFQVIGNDHTICLACEAGQFELNVMGPVLAFNLLQSLKILRNAADVFERFAIEGLEADRERCANYVEQSFGIVTALNPHLGYEVAAQLVKEAVRTGMTLKELILERGLLTQEEIEEILNPIQMTTPGIAGERLLQLTD
- a CDS encoding ornithine--oxo-acid transaminase translates to MDTRSSRIIEQTEKYGAHNYHPLPIVIAKAQGVWVEDPENNRYMDMLSAYSALNQGHRHPHILQALHEQAEKVTLTSRAFHSETLGTFYEKLALYTDKPMILPMNTGAEAVETAIKAVRRWGYDVKGIADDQAEIIVCDGNFHGRTVTITSFSSSPEYQRGFGPFTPGFRIIPYGDAEALREAIGPNTAGFLVEPIQGEAGIVIPQAGYLRACYELCQANNVLFVADEIQTGFGRTGRRFACDWEGVTPHLYVMGKALGGGVFPISAVAGDREVLELFEPGSHGSTFGGNPLGCAVAVAALEVIEDERLAERSDELGTYFLQRLKEIQSPVIAEVRGRGLFIGIDLTVPARPYCEKLLAKGLLCKETHAHIIRLAPPLTITRDELDWAWQQVSDVLLSS
- a CDS encoding DUF1361 domain-containing protein, producing the protein MKTLNNKYLFIFLGLFSLITVSVYAFFKDQTYYEFLIWNLFLAWIPYLLALAASYIHKHKSTIMQVSLLMIFALGWLLFLPNSPYVLTDFIHLTIMKHTYAQNGTLTYRYWYDFYTIFLFAWNGLLLGCSSMYIMHLIARRMFNAFLSWIGIGVTSLLCGYGILLGREYRLNSWDALLDNNIWGVLRMTLSGESFLFCFVVGLSVMLVYATFYFMINGLGTNAKSDQRL
- the tnpC gene encoding IS66 family transposase, with translation MKMSLEEIKQISHSSPDQIEKVITKLLERITELENRVAELERQLGLNSKNSSKPPSSDGFRKPANSRIAGGKKGAPLGHEGHTLSMVDDPDAILDFCLTTCPACHAPMDQENCIGYDRRQQIDLPEPRIQTTEFRAHTSCCPQCSGVHQAAFPSHVSASVQYGAGVTGWIVYVSAYHMIPLKRVSEMFADLTGHSLSEATVIAHLKKSHKQLGPYEEQIRQNLLNADVLHADETGIHVDGKQRWLHTLSNVDWTFQAVHENRGTLAFDAIGLLPAYSGILVHDCNGPYFKEKYTFQHALCNAHLLRECQGIADYDHHQWAVQMKRLLQVAWRLTLAARKVLCCLAPSTVKWLENWYDDILQQGELEWNQGRTKAKTGPQGRQSKSKSANLGERFRRHKEPILRFIQDVRVPFDNNVAERDLRMAKVKAKVSGLFRTWDGAHQFARARGFISTLRKQNLPVLSTLIVTFRGEFRFPRLEEGK